GAGTAATAAAGCGAAAATACTGGTCATTACCTTTACTCAGAATAGTCATCTGCGACACCAGCTGATGGTCAACGGCGTTGCCGTCCCCCAGCTTCGCCAGTGAATAAACGGTAAACACGCCCACGGCTGACCACAGCAGGCAAAACAGCCCCAGTACGGTGAGCAGCACCCGGCGCACGGTAAAATTCTTTAACATCCCCATGTCATTCCCCTCATCGTTATTGTCGTTATCCCATCAAGCTCGGGTATCACAGGGGTTATCGGCAATCTTTACGCGGGTATTCATTTATTTGTGATGAATTTTTTATGAGGCTCGCAACTCTCCCCGTCTTCCGCTTCCGTTCTGCTCCCGGCGTGACATACTGAGACACTAACCCGGCCAGAACCGGTAAAGGAGAATCAATGAATAATAACGTTGTATGCCAGGGGCTGACGCCTGCTGAAGCCCTGGACAAGCTGGAAGCACTGTATGAAAACTCGGTAACCGCCCTTCGCGACGCGATTGCCCTCTACACCCAACAAGGCACGCTGCCGGACGTAGACGCGCGTTCCGACGGGCTGTTTGTCTACCCGGAACTGCGGGTCAGCTGGGACGGCGTTCCCCGCGGCCCGAAAAATACCCGCTCCTATGCCCGCTTTACCCACTCCGGCAGCTACACCACCACGGTGACGCGTCCCGCGCTGTTTAAAAGCTACCTGAACGAGCAACTGAGCCTGCTGTGTGAAGACTATGGCGTCCACATTGAAGTTGGCCCTTCTCAGCACGAGATCCCTTATCCTTATGTGATTGACGGCCTGAATCTCGACCGCACCATGAGCGCCGGGCTGACGCGCCATTTCCCGACCACCGAGCTGTCACAAATTGGCGATGAAACCGCCGACGGCCTGTTCCACCCGACGGAAGCCTGGCCGCTTTCGCACTTCGACGCTCGCCGGGTAGATTTCTCGCTGGCTCGCCTGCGCCATTACACCGGCACGCCGGTGGAGCACTTCCAGCCCTTCGTGTTGTTCACCAACTACACCCGTTACGTGGACGAATTTGTTCGCTGGGGCTGCCAACAAATCCTCGATCCGGACAGCCCGTATATCGCGCTGTCCTGCGCCGGAGGTACCTGGCTTACCGCCGAAACGGAAGCCCCGGAAGAAGCGATTTCCGACCTGGCGTGGAAAAAACACCAGATGCCGGCCTGGCACCTGATCGACAAAAACGGCAGCGGCATTACGCTGATTAACATTGGCGTTGGCCCGTCAAACGCCAAAACCATCTGTGACCACCTCGCGGTGCTGCGTCCGGATGCCTGGCTGATGATTGGCCACTGCGGTGGCCTGCGTGAAAGCCAGCAGATTGGCGACTACGTGCTGGCCCACGCCTACCTGCGTGACGATCACGTTCTGGATGCCGTGTTGCCGCCGGACATTCCTATTCCAAGCATCGCCGAGGTCCAGCGCGCCCTTTACGACGCCACCAAACAGGTGAGCGGGATGCCGGGCGAAGAAGTTAAACAGCGGCTGCGCACCGGCACGGTGGTCACCACCGATGACCGTAACTGGGAACTTCGTTATTCAGCTTCTGCGCTGCGCTTCAACCTCAGCCGCGCGGTGGCTATCGACATGGAAAGCGCAACGATTGCCGCCCAGGGTTATCGCTTCCGGGTGCCTTACGGCACGCTGCTGTGCGTTTCGGACAAACCGCTGCATGGCGAAATTAAGCTGCCGGGCCAGGCCAACCGTTTCTATGAAGGGGCGATTTCGGAGCACCTGCAAATTGGCATTCGCGCCATTGATTTGCTGCGTGCCGAAGGGGAAAAGCTGCACTCGCGCAAGCTGCGTACCTTCAACGAACCGCCGTTCCGTTAACAAAAATAATAAGGAAGCTGGATGCAACACACTTCATCACTCGGCGCGCTGCGGGCGTTGCTCCGGGAGCGCGAGCTGGATGGGATCATCGTGCCGCGCGCCGATGCCCATCAGAGCGAATACTGTGCGCCTCATGACAATAAACTTGAGTTTATCAGCGGCTTTACCGGTTCCGCCGGGCTGGCGCTAGTGCTTGCCGACCGCGCCCTGCTGTTTGTGGACGGGCGCTATCAGGTGCAGGCTCGCCATCAGGTGAATCTGCAGGAGTTTGAGATTCATCATCTGCACGACGAGCCGCTTCACCTTTGGCTACGAGATAACCTTCCGGCGGGCAAACGCATTGCCTTCGAATCGCTGCTGATGGTCAACAGCCAGTACGAAAACCTGCGCACCAGCGGCTGCGATCTGGTGGCGCTGGATGACGATCCGCTCGATGCTATCTGGCCAGATCGCCCGGCGGCACCCTGCGGTGAAATTATCGCCATGCCGGACGACATCAGCGGCGAAAGCTCTGCGTCAAAGGGGGCACGGATCGCCCAGACGCTGAGCCAGGCAGGAGCCGATTATCTGGCGCTGACGCAGCCGGACAATATCGCCTGGCTGCTGAACGTGCGTGGCTCGGACATTCCGATGAGCCCGGTGCCGCACTCCTTCGCGCTGGCGAGCGCCAGGGGCGACATTGAATGGTTTGTGGCGGAAGGCAAACTGCGGAAGCTGGATAAAGCCTGGCTCAGCGGCATCACCATCCGCCCGATGGCTGAATTCCTTGCCCGCTGCCAGCAGGTAGCGACCGGGAAACACATTCTCATCGACGCGGACTCTGCGCCGGTCGCCGTACGCTTTGCCGTGGAGCAAGGCGGGGGCAGCGTGCTGTGGGCGCCGGATCCTGTGACGCTTATCAAAGCCAATAAGAACGAGACCGAGCTGGCGGGCTACCGCGACAGCCACATCGAAGACGGCGTGGCCTGGGTGAATTTCCTTGCCTGGCTGACCCGAGAAGTGCCGCGCCGCGAAGCCGCAGGCAATCCAGTCACCGAGCTGGAGGCCCAGGAAAAACAGCTCAGCTTCCGCCAGCAGGGCTCCACCTTTACCGAGCAAAGCTTTAGTACCATTTCCGCAGCGGGCAGCAACGCCGCGATGTGCCACTACCACTCTTCGCCGGAAACGAATTTCGCCCTCACCGCCGCGCAGTTCTACCTCAATGATTCCGGCGGGCAGTATATCAACGGCACAACGGATGCCACCCGCACGCTCAGCTTTGGTGAGCTGGATGCGACCCGCCGCCTGCACTACACCGCCGTGCTGAAAGGCTTCCTGGCGCTGATTTCACTGCAGTTCCCGCAGGGGGCTCAGGGCCACCAGCTCGATGCCTTTGCCCGCCGCCCGCTGTGGGAACTAGGGCTGGATTACGACCACGGTACCGGGCACGGCGTCGGCCACCGGCTGATGATCCACGAAAACCCGCACCGTATGGCGAAGAAGGTGAGCCCGTGGCCGATGCTGCCGGGCAACATCATCACCATCGAGCCGGGTTATTACCTGGCGGACACCCACGGGATCCGTATCGAAAACCAGGTCGAGGTGATTGCCTCCCGGCCAGGCTTCTGCAAATTCGCGTCGCTGACGCTGATCCCTATCGATTTGTCCGCCGTCGACGTTGATTTGCTCAGCCCGCAGGACATCGCCTGGCTTGACGATTACCACCGGCAGGTGCGGGACACCCTCTCCCCACGGGTGAACGAAGAAGTTCGGGAGTGGCTGGAAGCCGCCACATTGCCCGTCAGTCAACAGCGCAAGCAGTAACCGTTTAAGGCCGCTTTTGCGGCCTTTTATAGGTGCTGACCCAGAGGGAAAAAGCGTGGTTTTTCCCTCTGGGTGGTTATCAGCCGAAAATCAATGAATTGATTTTCCTGTTTGTTTAAATGAGCCGTCGGGTACTTCTTCCCTCGCCAGGGCTTTGCCAGCTGTCTGTTAAGGCCGCTTTTGCGGCCTTTTTCATTGAGTTGCTGGATTAATCGGCAGTTGAACGCATTTCACCAAAACAGCCTTTGACAACCCAGACTCACCCCGTTAGTATTCGCCCCGTTCACACGATTCCTCTGTAGTTCAGTCGGTAGAACGGCGGACTGTTAATCCGTATGTCACTGGTTCGAGTCCAGTCAGAGGAGCCATATTTAAGAAGCCTGCTTAGGAAACTAAGCAGGCTTTTTGCTTTTCTGCGCCGGCAAAACCCGCCACAAAAAAAGCCCGCTTAATTCAGCTTAAGCGGGCTTTTATTCTCTAACGCGGGCCGTGTTATTCCCAGGCGCGTTCGGCTTTGCTGGCGTCAAACACCGGCGGTGGCCTGCGGAAGCGGCGGGTGAGGAAGGCCAGATACAGAATACCCACCGCGGCCCACACCAAGCCCAGCGTCAGGGACGTCACTTCGAGGTTCACCCACAGCACCGCCACTGTTGCCGCGCCAATGAGCGGCAGAATGAGGTAGTGCAGCTTCTCGCGCCAGGTTTTGTTGCGGCCTTCGCGACGCCAGAAGTGGTTGAACACCGACAGATTGACGAAGGTGAAGGCCACCAGCGCACCGAAGTTAATCAGCGCCGTGGCCGTCACCAGGTCAAAGAACAGCGCGGACAGTGCCACAATACCCACCATGATCACGTTCAGCGCCGGGGTGCGCCATTTGGGGTGCACGTAGCCGAAGTATTTTTCCGGGAATACGTTGTCACGCCCCATCACATAAAGCAGGCGAGAAACGCTGGCGTGGGAGGCAAGCCCGGAAGCCAGGGTATTCACAAAGGTCGTGCAGAGGAAAATAGACTGGAACAGCTTGCCGCCGACGTACAGCGCAATCTCCGGCAGCGCCGCGTCCGGATTTTTAAAGCGGCTGATGTCCGGGAAGAACAGCTGCATAAAGAACGATGCCACAATAAAGATAATGCCGCCGTAGGCCGCAGTCAGGAAAATAGCTTTCGGGATGGTGCGCGCCGCGTCCGGTGTCTCTTCCGACAGCGTAGTGACCGCATCGAAACCGAGGAACGAGAAACAGACTATCGTCGCGCCGGTGATGACCGGGATCAGGTGCGCATTTTCACTGATAAACGGCTGCAGCGACCAGACGGTGCCCACGCCCTCGCCTTTATGCAGCCCCTGCACCACCAGAATAATAAACACCACCATGATGGCTATCTGGACCAGCACAAACAGGGTGTTGAAGTTCGCCACCAGGTTGACGCTCTTCAGGTTGGCCGCCGTCAGGATGCAGACAAAACCTACCACCCAAATCCACGGCGGGACTTCAGGGAATAGCGCCGAGAGGTAAATTTTTGCCAGCAGAACGTTAATCATCGGCAGGAACAAATAGTCCAGCAGCGACGACCAGCCCACCATAAAACCAACGTGCGGGCTAATGGCCTTTTGAGCATAGGTATAGGCTGAACCGGCCTGCGGGAACTGGCGCACCAGTTTGCCGTAGCTGATGGCGGTAAACAGCACCCCCGCCAGCGCAAGCAGGTAGGACGCCGGGACGTGACCGTCGCTGATGCCGGACACGATACCAAAGGTATCAAACACCGACATCGGCGTGAGATAGGCCAGCCCCATCACTACCACCTGCCAGAGTTTCAGAGATTTGCGCAGCTGCGGTTTCCCCGCCTGCGAAGCCATGTCTACGGAGGAATTAGTCGCCATGACGATGTTCCCCCACGCGGATACAGGTTTGCGAAACGTTCTTCGTTCGGGCAAACCTGCTTAGCCTGGGGGTTAATCGTAACTGTCGGGGAACGGGAATAAGGTTCACGCAGGCCGCTGGCCCGTCGTTATCAATGCGGCAGCAGCGTTCGCCCTCGCCGTGCGGATATTTAAACATTTGCGTCTGCATCATTTCATTTCCTCGTCGTACACATTGTCGTTAACTGAAGACCCGTTGCCGCCCGCGCTCCATTACGCGACTCCGGGAAATGGCAGGTTGCCCTGCAAAACGTCCGGCCTGGCTCCGCTCAGTCCGTATGATGCTACTTATGTATCCACTTGCCCGGCCAGGCTTGCTCTGGCGGGCAGGCGGCACAATCAGGCGTTTTTCAACATCCACTCAATTTCAGTTTCTGTGATTAAACGCTCAAACTGCACCAGCTCATCGTGCTTGCACGCATGGAAAACGTGGGCGAAACGCTCGCCCAACAGGCTGCGCAGATGGTCGTTCTGGGTAAATTCCCATAGCGCATCGCTCTGGCGGATTGGGAACGGCAGCCCTTCCTGCTCCAGCCCGTTGCCTTCAACTTCTTCCTGCAGCGGCAGGTCGTTATCCAGCCCGTGTAAAATGCCGGCCAGAATCGTCGCCATCACCAGGTACGGGTTGGCATCTGCCCCCGCCACGCGATACTCCACGCGGTGGTTGTCCCGGTCGCCGCAAGGAATACGCAGCGCCACGGTGCGGTTGTTATGCCCCCAGGAAGCCTGGGTCGGGACATACATCCCCGGCTGGAAGCGACGCCATGAGTTCACGTTCGGCGCCAGCAGAGCCATAGAAGACGGCATCAGGTGGATCATGCCCGCCAGCGCGCGTTTCAGCAGCGCTGAGTCTTCACCATCGGCGTCCGCCAGCACGTTTTCACCTTTGTTATTCAGCACGCTGATGTGGATGTGCATCCCGCTGCCCGCATGCTCTTCATACGGCTTCGCCATAAAAGTGGCGTGCATCTTATGCTTCTCTGCGACAGTTCGCACCAGGCGTTTTAACGCCAGCGCATCATCGCAGGCATCCAGCACGTTATCGGTGTGGTGCAGGTTGATTTCAAACTGCCCGGGGGAGGCCTCCGCCACCGCCCCGTCGGCCGGGATCAGCTGCAGGCGAGCCAGGTCGTCGATGTCAGTCAGCACATCGGCAAAGTGGTTTAAATTATCGACGGAGTAAACCTGGCTTTGGGTATTGCGGTCGTCGGTGCCCGGCGCACAGGGCGGCTGTAAATAGCCTTCGGCGTCGCGCTGGCGGTCAATTAAATAGAACTCCAGCTCTACCGCTACCACGGGGAACAAGCCACGCTGGCGCAGCTGCTGCCAGAGTCGGTTCAGCACGTTCCGCGGCTCAACGTCAAAGGGAGCGCCATCTTCATCCAGCATGGTCAGCATCATCTGCCCGATAAACTCGGGGTCGGCCGCCGAGGGAGTCAGCGTTCCCGGCACCGGTACGCAGCGGCGATCCGGCTCACCCAGCTCCTGCCCCAGCCCGGCCTCTTCTACTACATTGCCGAGGATATCCATGGCAAACACTGACGCCGGGAAGTAGCAGCCCTTTTCTACCTTACGCAGTCCGGCCACCGGAATACGTTTTCCACGGAAGCAGCCGTTCAGGTCAG
This Klebsiella michiganensis DNA region includes the following protein-coding sequences:
- a CDS encoding X-Pro aminopeptidase, which encodes MQHTSSLGALRALLRERELDGIIVPRADAHQSEYCAPHDNKLEFISGFTGSAGLALVLADRALLFVDGRYQVQARHQVNLQEFEIHHLHDEPLHLWLRDNLPAGKRIAFESLLMVNSQYENLRTSGCDLVALDDDPLDAIWPDRPAAPCGEIIAMPDDISGESSASKGARIAQTLSQAGADYLALTQPDNIAWLLNVRGSDIPMSPVPHSFALASARGDIEWFVAEGKLRKLDKAWLSGITIRPMAEFLARCQQVATGKHILIDADSAPVAVRFAVEQGGGSVLWAPDPVTLIKANKNETELAGYRDSHIEDGVAWVNFLAWLTREVPRREAAGNPVTELEAQEKQLSFRQQGSTFTEQSFSTISAAGSNAAMCHYHSSPETNFALTAAQFYLNDSGGQYINGTTDATRTLSFGELDATRRLHYTAVLKGFLALISLQFPQGAQGHQLDAFARRPLWELGLDYDHGTGHGVGHRLMIHENPHRMAKKVSPWPMLPGNIITIEPGYYLADTHGIRIENQVEVIASRPGFCKFASLTLIPIDLSAVDVDLLSPQDIAWLDDYHRQVRDTLSPRVNEEVREWLEAATLPVSQQRKQ
- a CDS encoding gamma-glutamylputrescine synthetase, which produces METNIVEVENFVQHSEERRSSAFAREVNTFLERYPNTQYVDVLLTDLNGCFRGKRIPVAGLRKVEKGCYFPASVFAMDILGNVVEEAGLGQELGEPDRRCVPVPGTLTPSAADPEFIGQMMLTMLDEDGAPFDVEPRNVLNRLWQQLRQRGLFPVVAVELEFYLIDRQRDAEGYLQPPCAPGTDDRNTQSQVYSVDNLNHFADVLTDIDDLARLQLIPADGAVAEASPGQFEINLHHTDNVLDACDDALALKRLVRTVAEKHKMHATFMAKPYEEHAGSGMHIHISVLNNKGENVLADADGEDSALLKRALAGMIHLMPSSMALLAPNVNSWRRFQPGMYVPTQASWGHNNRTVALRIPCGDRDNHRVEYRVAGADANPYLVMATILAGILHGLDNDLPLQEEVEGNGLEQEGLPFPIRQSDALWEFTQNDHLRSLLGERFAHVFHACKHDELVQFERLITETEIEWMLKNA
- a CDS encoding AMP nucleosidase (Catalyzes the hydrolysis of AMP to form adenine and ribose 5-phosphate using water as the nucleophile) — its product is MNNNVVCQGLTPAEALDKLEALYENSVTALRDAIALYTQQGTLPDVDARSDGLFVYPELRVSWDGVPRGPKNTRSYARFTHSGSYTTTVTRPALFKSYLNEQLSLLCEDYGVHIEVGPSQHEIPYPYVIDGLNLDRTMSAGLTRHFPTTELSQIGDETADGLFHPTEAWPLSHFDARRVDFSLARLRHYTGTPVEHFQPFVLFTNYTRYVDEFVRWGCQQILDPDSPYIALSCAGGTWLTAETEAPEEAISDLAWKKHQMPAWHLIDKNGSGITLINIGVGPSNAKTICDHLAVLRPDAWLMIGHCGGLRESQQIGDYVLAHAYLRDDHVLDAVLPPDIPIPSIAEVQRALYDATKQVSGMPGEEVKQRLRTGTVVTTDDRNWELRYSASALRFNLSRAVAIDMESATIAAQGYRFRVPYGTLLCVSDKPLHGEIKLPGQANRFYEGAISEHLQIGIRAIDLLRAEGEKLHSRKLRTFNEPPFR
- a CDS encoding Putrescine importer PuuP — protein: MATNSSVDMASQAGKPQLRKSLKLWQVVVMGLAYLTPMSVFDTFGIVSGISDGHVPASYLLALAGVLFTAISYGKLVRQFPQAGSAYTYAQKAISPHVGFMVGWSSLLDYLFLPMINVLLAKIYLSALFPEVPPWIWVVGFVCILTAANLKSVNLVANFNTLFVLVQIAIMVVFIILVVQGLHKGEGVGTVWSLQPFISENAHLIPVITGATIVCFSFLGFDAVTTLSEETPDAARTIPKAIFLTAAYGGIIFIVASFFMQLFFPDISRFKNPDAALPEIALYVGGKLFQSIFLCTTFVNTLASGLASHASVSRLLYVMGRDNVFPEKYFGYVHPKWRTPALNVIMVGIVALSALFFDLVTATALINFGALVAFTFVNLSVFNHFWRREGRNKTWREKLHYLILPLIGAATVAVLWVNLEVTSLTLGLVWAAVGILYLAFLTRRFRRPPPVFDASKAERAWE